Genomic segment of Colletotrichum destructivum chromosome 5, complete sequence:
TCTTCAGTCTGGGGCTCGTTCGCCTTTTCATAGACATCAACATACCTTCGGGAAACGCAAGTTTACCGCCGTACGAGCAGGTGATGACATCGACCCCTctgtccgccgccgcgagaAAACCGTTGATGAGCGCGTCAACCGTGGCGCCCTGACCATTGCATGTATCGATGCGATAAATCTCGTAGGTTGCGTCGGGTGCcacgccgatgacgccgtACTTGGCTTCAGCACCCTTGGCGCCGACAATGCCCAAGACGTGGGTGCCGTGGACCGTACAGTTGTCTCCTACTTCGTTGCCACCGTCGGTAATATCGAGGGTGTATGCGATGTTGGTCTTGCTCAGGCCCAGGGCGTTGACGTCAAAGCCGCTGTCGATGACGGCAACACGAATACCGGAGCCCGTCGTGTTTGCGGCATGCAACTTGGAAACGCCGGTGTCGACATGCGTGGACAGAGAGTCGACAACGGCCCCGTCTCTGGTGTGGAGAGAGGACAGGTGAGACAAGTCACGCTTATATTCTGCAAAGCCGCGGCCGGTACGCTCACCGTCCGTGATGCCGGGCACTTTGAATCTGTTCATCGCCGGCTCCGTTACGGTGACCGGCCATGCCTTCAAGACCCCATCGATGGACTGCACAGTCGTCAACACTGACTTTTGGCTCACTCCATCTTTATTGCAGTGGACGTTGAGCGAGGCTCCTTGAAAAAGCGGGTGGTTGAAGTAGTATCGTTGAGACGTCGTACAATCCAGACCGGCATCAGCCAGAGAGACCTGTGCCAGGTCCATCaaggcctcggcggtctGTTGTCATAGATTGTTAGCTAGCCCTGGGCCAGAATGATGCATCATCCCTCTCACCAATGCAACAGACCCGTCGAACTCGACGACCAAGCCTTCATTGAATGCGGCAGCAGCCAACCATGGGAGGCAAGCCACCGAGGCAGCTTGCTTAAAGAGTGACTTCATGATAACCTCCAACCTCTCGTATGAAAGAGTGTGAGCCGAGAACTGCCTCAATCATCTCAGGCCGGGATAATGGGGATCACCATCAAGAAGGAGTACTTATTGGGGGCTATGGACACTGACACTGACTCGGGCTCGCATCCCAAGCCCCTTGGCCCTTTAGGTGGTGGACACTGGGCCAGGGTGCCAGGTTCGGGCTGTGAAGGCCTTCATCTAACGAGTTGATTGTCTGTAATTACCGAAGGCTCCGTACGAGACTTAGGCTTTGTGCTGTTAGCCCCTGCATGCTCTTCCAAGAAGTAGATCTTGCATCGCATTTCTCGTATGACGGTTTGGAATTCAGCTGCAGCATATCTTTCCGCAACCCTTTATACGATTAAGCGCTATTAAACTTTCGACCTATTTCGAACTTCCCGATCAAGGTATTTTAGCTCTCACACATTGCCGCATTAGTTCCGAATTGAGTTCAAACTACTGGACTGGCGCAGTGTCACCAAGACACAATGGTGCGATGGTGGTTTTTGACcccggcgatggcgggccGCAGACGAATGCTGCTGGTAATTGAGTACTCGACTCAGTTCAAACGAAGGGCCCGACAAGCTGTCTTGCTGGTAAAAAGAGACCCCTTTTTTCAATCAGGGCTTGTCATGAGTCTCTACTCGACTTTAACGTTCCATGATGGTCCGTCAAATAATTGTCGTCCTGCTAGCTATTGGCCAACGGCATTGTAGTCCCGCACAGAAGGATAAGATTACTTGCCTTCGGTCTTGATGGCTTGTCATTTACGTAACTTCCTTCAGGACAGGTGCAACAACCCGATGAATACTAGCATTCCATGTGCACGCATAGAAACTTCGCTCCACATTTGTGACGGGAAGTCTAATCAACCGGAGGTTCGTATGGTCGGCTCGGATAGTTGGAGGAATGATTTCATGCCGAGCTTTCTCGACTGGGGTTATAAAGCGACCCGAGACCGAGAAGGTGTTGAAGGGTGTTGAAGCACGAGACCACCTCAACTACTTCTTGCTGTCAACTTGCAACCGAACTAATCATTCGTAATACGATCGGTCCTCTATACTCTTTTCGAACCCGAACTCCAGAATCGACGGCGGGGCCAACAACTTACCATTGCTCCATGCGCCACGACTACTACATGGAATCAGCAGACCAGGCTAGATGCGAAATTCGCGGTTTGAAACACGTCGAACATTGCAACGAGCAGTTGAAAGACAAAAGTTACAGTGCGCCCGACTACTCATGCGGCGGGAAATACAAACGCAGGCTTAACGCAGAGCAATCACTCATCTCTAGTCTCTACCAACAGCCCATTTGGCTGCATCCTTGAGCCAGGAGAGTATCATCTCAGTCCCTTTGTACACGTTCCTCGCCATCAAGCCGTTCTGCGGGTCTCTGTCTGGACCGGCATCGTTGAACACCTCGACCAACCGGGTGTGGCCCTTTCCCACCTCCAGAATGGACCCTCCAACAAGCGAATCTTGCTCGACACACTGCAACATGGCCTCTGCCACCTCTTGAGGAGTGACCCAGCCGTCTTGACTTGCGTCCAAGTTGATGAGTTTCTCAGGGTTCTCGGTCCAGAGCGGCGTACGGACGACGCCCGGCGCCACCGCGTTGACTCGGATCCCGTCAGTCGCTTCCAGCCGGGCCAGACTCCGCACAAAACCAGTGATGGCGAATTTGGAGGCCGCATAAAGTGGAGCGTTGAAGTTCGGCACCTGGCCCGCGACGGATGAGATGTGGACGATCCTCTTTGGGTTTTCGGGGGAGGCTTTGATCACAGAGGGGACGACGGCATTGTCGGCCGTCTTCGGGTGCAGCCAGTGAGAAATGGCCAACTGCGTCGAGCGGATCGGGTGcgtgatgttgatgtcgagCAGAGCGTACCGCCCGCCGTCCAGAGTGTCTTTGCTCTCGGCCGATCCCGGCGGATGCCAGAAGTTCGACCAGTGCGGCTCATACACGCCAGCCCCGGGACAGAAGATGTCGAATCCCCCAaactcggcgatggcggtgtTGAACATGCGGGAAAGCGCCGGCCACGAGGTTACGTCTgtctcggcgaagacggcacGGGGCTTGCTGTCGGCGTCTCGGTGTTTGGAGACAAGAGCCTCTGCTTCGGGCCTCAGAGATATGTCGGCAATAAGGACATTGCAGCCACGGGCGAGAAGAATCTCGGCAAAGCAGAGGTTAATGCCTAGTAGTGGTCAGTCTGTTGAACCTTTGCACTTGGAGCCATTTCCATTGTCGGGGGGCTGTCGAACCTGATCCAGCACCAGTGATAATGGCAGTTTTGCCAGATACGCTGAAAGACGTCTGAGTCTTCTTAGGGTTCTCCGACATTGTGCTGTTGACCTGCAAGCTCGATCCCAGTGACGAGAGTTTCGGTTTTTGCGGCACGGGCTACACAATGAGGTGTTGGTATGTTGATATGACTTCAAGCTTGTTGCTCTGGGTCTACGGCTTCCTGACTACCGAGTGTGCGGGGTTGACAGTCGGTTGTTCTGCCAGCTCCTGTAGACCTGCTGCAATGATGACAAGGCAAAATTGTTAATCATCAGCCAGCATTCACGGGTCCGATTGTCGGCCGCAACGCCCCAGTCCACCAACTGCGACGAG
This window contains:
- a CDS encoding Putative short-chain dehydrogenase/reductase SDR, EF-Hand 1, calcium-binding protein, which encodes MSENPKKTQTSFSVSGKTAIITGAGSGINLCFAEILLARGCNVLIADISLRPEAEALVSKHRDADSKPRAVFAETDVTSWPALSRMFNTAIAEFGGFDIFCPGAGVYEPHWSNFWHPPGSAESKDTLDGGRYALLDINITHPIRSTQLAISHWLHPKTADNAVVPSVIKASPENPKRIVHISSVAGQVPNFNAPLYAASKFAITGFVRSLARLEATDGIRVNAVAPGVVRTPLWTENPEKLINLDASQDGWVTPQEVAEAMLQCVEQDSLVGGSILEVGKGHTRLVEVFNDAGPDRDPQNGLMARNVYKGTEMILSWLKDAAKWAVGRD